In Salegentibacter mishustinae, a single genomic region encodes these proteins:
- the bshC gene encoding bacillithiol biosynthesis cysteine-adding enzyme BshC, whose translation MPTECIPYKETNYFNELILDYLDEKEELKTFYNRFPNLENFKAQIDEKSSFPLKNREILVKALKEQYSGLEVSEATQRNIDALAEEKNFTVVTGHQLNLFTGPLYFLYKIVSTINLSRKLKEKYPENNFVPVYWMATEDHDFEEINFFNLNGKKFQWANAPKNAENDAVGNLSTDGLEDVFKLFSAEIGGGKDADFLKELFKKSYLQHDNLADATLYLANELFKEEGLVILDAQQTELKKLFIPYAENELLEQVSHKTTTQTAEKLNDLGYNVQVNPREINLFYLNDGLRERIIERDGEYFVHETEIQWSKDEILKELKEFPERFSPNVMLRPLYQEVILPNLCYIGGGGELAYWLELKEYFKAENVVFPVLLLRNSALIQSAKLDEKRRKLNISNKELFLKQHELINRKVRQISNIDIDFSEQKEHLVEQFQQMYELAEKTDKSFLGAVKAQEVKQLKGLDNLEKRLLKAQKRKLEDEVSRIAALQNELFPNKGLQERQTNFSEIYAEYGPELISVLLKELDPLQAEFKILTFGKE comes from the coding sequence ATGCCAACCGAGTGTATTCCGTACAAAGAAACCAATTATTTTAACGAGCTTATTTTAGATTATCTCGATGAAAAAGAGGAGCTAAAAACTTTCTATAATCGTTTTCCAAACCTGGAGAATTTTAAAGCGCAAATAGATGAAAAGTCTTCTTTTCCGCTAAAAAATCGAGAAATCCTGGTGAAAGCTTTAAAAGAGCAATATTCTGGATTGGAAGTTTCAGAAGCCACACAAAGAAATATTGATGCACTGGCAGAGGAAAAAAACTTTACTGTGGTAACCGGTCATCAACTTAATTTATTTACCGGTCCGCTTTATTTTTTATATAAAATTGTTTCCACAATTAACCTTAGCCGAAAATTAAAGGAAAAATATCCTGAAAATAATTTCGTGCCGGTGTACTGGATGGCCACCGAAGATCACGATTTTGAGGAGATCAATTTTTTTAATTTAAACGGGAAGAAGTTTCAATGGGCAAATGCACCTAAAAATGCTGAAAATGATGCCGTAGGAAATTTATCTACCGATGGCCTGGAAGATGTTTTTAAACTTTTTTCAGCTGAAATTGGTGGCGGGAAGGATGCCGATTTTTTAAAGGAATTATTTAAAAAATCTTACCTGCAGCACGATAATCTTGCCGATGCAACTTTATATCTCGCCAACGAACTTTTCAAGGAAGAAGGTTTGGTGATACTGGATGCGCAGCAAACAGAACTCAAAAAGCTTTTTATCCCTTATGCTGAAAATGAACTTTTAGAACAAGTTTCTCATAAAACTACCACGCAAACTGCCGAGAAGTTGAATGATCTTGGGTATAATGTTCAGGTGAATCCAAGAGAAATCAATCTGTTTTATTTAAACGATGGTTTACGTGAACGAATTATTGAAAGAGACGGCGAATATTTTGTACACGAGACTGAAATACAATGGAGTAAAGATGAAATCCTGAAGGAATTAAAGGAATTTCCCGAGAGATTTAGTCCAAATGTGATGCTTCGTCCTTTATACCAGGAAGTGATTTTGCCTAATCTTTGTTATATAGGCGGTGGCGGAGAGCTCGCATACTGGTTGGAGTTAAAAGAATATTTTAAAGCTGAAAATGTTGTTTTTCCGGTTTTATTGCTTCGGAATTCGGCTTTGATCCAATCAGCAAAACTGGATGAAAAGCGAAGAAAATTAAATATTTCAAACAAAGAATTATTTTTGAAACAGCACGAACTTATCAATAGGAAAGTACGGCAAATTTCAAATATTGATATTGATTTTTCTGAACAGAAAGAACATTTGGTAGAACAATTTCAGCAGATGTATGAACTGGCAGAGAAAACCGATAAATCTTTTCTTGGCGCGGTAAAAGCACAGGAAGTAAAACAATTAAAAGGCCTTGATAATCTTGAAAAACGTCTTTTAAAAGCACAAAAACGAAAACTGGAAGATGAGGTAAGTAGAATTGCAGCGCTTCAAAATGAACTCTTTCCGAATAAAGGATTACAAGAGCGCCAGACCAATTTTTCGGAAATTTATGCAGAATACGGCCCCGAATTGATTTCAGTATTATTAAAAGAATTAGACCCGCTGCAAGCGGAATTTAAAATTTTGACCTTTGGAAAAGAATAA
- a CDS encoding M14 family metallopeptidase, which translates to MKSTLLAVVFLFLGLQINAQLQSPEEFLGYEIGEQFSRHADVVNYFEQVAKNSPLVQYHTYGKTNERRPLTYAVISSEENLQNLEEIRKNHLGNTGITASEADADKAIVWLSYNVHGNEASSTEAAMKTLYALITEKQDWLENTVVIIDPCVNPDGRDRYANWYNQVKAEPYNPLQVAAEHHEPWPGGRPNHYLFDLNRDWAWATQVETQQRLKIYNQWMPHIHVDFHEQGINEPYYFAPAAEPFHEIITPLQREFQTEIGKNHAEYFDAEGWLFFTKERFDLLYPSYGDTYPTYMGAIGMTYEQAGHGRAGLGINTDEGYELTLKDRVAHHHTTGLSTVEVASRNTETLNTEFKKYFDNEDLEYKSFAVKGNADKIASLKELLDKHEIKYQNAAAGRLKGFNYSEGKRGNFNADENTLVINTNQPKGKMVKVLFEPSTTLTDSLTYDITAWSLPYAYGLEAVASTREVSSEENSTNTDITNTPNPSGAGYVSKWNALQDAQFLAELLKENIKVRFTEIPFTSEGKKFDRGSLIITKSDNKTKEDFNNTVVKIAIKHQRQLVAANTSFAGSGPDFGSPEVKLINPPKVAVLKGEGTSSLNYGEIWYFFEQDLNYPLTSLNTDYFKNIDLAQFDVLIMPEGYYSSVLDEDTLKKIKDWVSNGGKLIAIGSAVGTFAGKDGFNLEENKSEAKDSTATENLIPYAQREREAAKDMITGSIIKTKLDNTHPMAFGYGATYLSLKLSSDSYKFLDKGFNVSYVQKPEIVAGFAGSSAIKNLENSLIFGEERMGSGSIIYMVDNPLFRAFWENGKLFFANSVFFVNNNKFSL; encoded by the coding sequence ATGAAATCAACTTTACTCGCTGTCGTCTTTCTATTTTTAGGTTTACAAATCAATGCACAATTACAAAGTCCGGAAGAATTCCTGGGATATGAAATTGGGGAGCAATTCTCCCGTCACGCGGATGTTGTGAATTACTTTGAACAGGTAGCTAAAAATTCTCCGCTGGTACAATATCATACCTACGGAAAAACCAACGAAAGGCGCCCACTTACCTATGCGGTGATTTCTTCGGAAGAAAATTTACAAAACCTGGAAGAAATTAGAAAAAATCATCTTGGAAACACCGGAATAACAGCATCTGAAGCCGATGCCGATAAAGCTATCGTTTGGTTAAGCTACAATGTGCACGGCAATGAAGCTTCCAGTACCGAAGCAGCCATGAAAACTTTATATGCCTTGATCACCGAAAAACAGGATTGGCTGGAAAATACCGTGGTGATCATAGACCCCTGCGTTAATCCCGATGGTCGTGATCGTTACGCCAATTGGTACAACCAGGTAAAGGCAGAGCCTTACAATCCTTTGCAAGTGGCAGCTGAGCATCACGAACCCTGGCCGGGCGGAAGACCAAACCATTATTTATTTGATCTTAACCGAGATTGGGCCTGGGCCACCCAGGTGGAAACCCAGCAACGTCTTAAAATTTACAACCAGTGGATGCCACATATTCACGTAGATTTTCATGAACAGGGCATCAATGAGCCTTATTATTTTGCCCCGGCAGCAGAACCATTTCACGAGATCATCACGCCTTTGCAAAGGGAATTTCAAACTGAAATTGGAAAAAATCACGCTGAATATTTTGATGCGGAAGGTTGGCTGTTTTTTACCAAAGAACGTTTCGATTTACTGTACCCAAGTTACGGAGATACTTATCCAACTTATATGGGCGCCATTGGGATGACCTACGAGCAAGCTGGTCACGGCCGTGCCGGATTGGGAATTAATACCGATGAAGGTTACGAACTCACTTTAAAAGATCGGGTAGCGCATCACCACACCACCGGGCTTTCAACCGTGGAAGTAGCCAGTAGAAATACGGAAACTCTAAATACAGAATTCAAAAAGTATTTTGATAATGAAGATCTGGAATATAAATCTTTCGCGGTAAAGGGAAATGCAGATAAAATTGCTTCGCTAAAAGAATTGCTGGATAAGCACGAAATTAAGTATCAAAATGCAGCAGCCGGAAGGTTAAAAGGCTTTAATTATTCCGAAGGTAAAAGAGGAAATTTTAATGCTGACGAAAATACTTTGGTGATCAATACGAACCAGCCGAAAGGTAAAATGGTAAAGGTGCTTTTTGAACCTTCCACTACCCTAACCGATTCTCTAACCTATGATATTACTGCCTGGAGTTTACCTTATGCTTATGGATTGGAAGCAGTAGCGAGCACACGCGAAGTTTCTTCAGAAGAAAATTCTACAAATACTGACATTACAAATACACCAAATCCTTCAGGAGCTGGTTATGTTTCAAAATGGAACGCCTTGCAGGACGCCCAATTTTTAGCCGAATTGTTAAAGGAAAATATTAAGGTGCGTTTTACTGAAATTCCTTTTACCAGCGAAGGAAAGAAATTTGATCGGGGAAGTTTGATCATTACAAAAAGTGATAATAAAACCAAAGAAGACTTCAACAACACTGTAGTTAAAATTGCTATTAAACATCAAAGACAACTTGTCGCGGCAAACACAAGTTTTGCCGGTAGCGGACCCGATTTTGGATCTCCTGAGGTAAAACTTATCAATCCGCCAAAAGTTGCGGTTTTAAAAGGCGAAGGCACTTCTTCTTTAAATTATGGCGAGATCTGGTACTTTTTCGAACAGGACCTTAATTATCCGCTAACCTCTTTAAATACTGACTATTTTAAAAATATTGACCTTGCACAATTTGATGTCCTCATAATGCCGGAAGGTTATTATTCCAGTGTTTTAGATGAAGATACCTTGAAAAAAATAAAGGACTGGGTGAGCAATGGCGGAAAACTTATCGCTATTGGTAGCGCTGTAGGCACCTTTGCCGGAAAAGATGGTTTTAATCTTGAAGAAAACAAATCAGAAGCTAAAGATTCTACGGCTACAGAGAATTTAATTCCGTATGCACAAAGAGAGCGGGAAGCGGCGAAAGATATGATTACAGGGAGCATTATAAAAACCAAATTAGATAATACACATCCTATGGCTTTTGGCTACGGCGCCACTTATTTGAGTTTAAAATTAAGCAGTGACAGCTACAAATTCCTGGATAAAGGCTTTAATGTTTCCTACGTTCAAAAACCGGAAATAGTTGCAGGTTTTGCAGGAAGTTCAGCTATAAAAAATCTGGAAAATTCGCTGATCTTCGGAGAAGAAAGAATGGGAAGCGGAAGTATTATTTATATGGTAGATAATCCTTTGTTCCGTGCATTTTGGGAGAATGGTAAATTGTTCTTCGCAAACTCAGTTTTCTTTGTGAATAATAACAAATTCAGCTTATAG